The Deinococcus puniceus genome segment TATCCCACCCTTAGGCGCACCGCTTAGACCTACACTGGGCATGTGAGAGGTCTAGCTTAATGACAGTGCAGCGGGTGTATCTGGCCAAACCACGCGGCTTTTGCGCGGGCGTGGTCATGGCGATTGGCGCGGTGGAGCGGGCGGCCCGCGAGGAGGCCAAACCCGTGACCGTGTACCATTCCATCGTGCATAACCACACGGTGGTAGAGCGGCTGGAGCGGCAGGGCGGCGTGCATTTCGTGGAGAGCCTGGACAATATAGACGCCCTGCCCGCCGGAAGCGAAACCGTTGTGTTTAGCGCCCACGGCATCAGTCCACTGGTGCGCGAGCGAGCGCGGCAACTGGGGTTGGCGACCATTGACGCCACTTGCCCATTGGTGACCAAAGTGCATACCGAGGCCAAAAAGTATGCACGCGAGGGCTACACCATCTTGCTCATCGGGGACAGTGCCAAGCATCAGGAAGTGATCGGCACAAGTGGCGAAGCCCCCGATAACACCATACTCGTGGGCGTGCTGGGCAAAACGGGCGAAGGGTTGCATGATCCGCACACCGTGGAAGTGCCCGACCCTACCCGCCTCGTGGTGCTGACCCAGACCACCCTCAGCGTGGACGACACCCGCCGCACCGTAGACATCCTGAAGGCCCGCTTTCCGGCTCTCGTGATTCCACCCAGCGAAGACCTGTGCTACGCCACCAAAAACCGTCAGGACGCCGTGAAGAACATCGCGCCCAACGTGGACGCCTTCTTGGTGCTGACCAGTACGCATTCCAGCAACGGGATGCGTCTGCTGGAACTGGCCTTGGATACCTGTGGCCGCGCCTACCGCCTAGAAACCGACACCGATGTGGTGAATCTGGACTTAGGGGGCGTGACTTCGGTAGGCATCACCAGCGCTGCCAGCACGCCCGACGACCTCGTGCAAAACCTCGTGGCCCACTTTCGCCGCCAGAATCCCGCCCTAGAAGTGATCGAGGAAGGCGAGTGGGAAAACATAGAATTCCGCGAGCCGAAGAAAATTCTGGCCTCGCAGGAATTGCCCCGCACGATGCGCTGAGGCGGGTGTAGCGTCTAAGGGCATAAAGGACAAGGTTCTAAGGTGCTGGAGCGGGTTCGGTGGCCAAGTGGCTCCCTCTGTTTCGCAGCTCTAGGAGTCGCAAGAGGCGCGGGGACACCTGCTCTAGCTTGACTTGAACTCTTTTCTTAGACCCTTAGACGCTTTTCTGACACCCCGCGTCGCGCAGCCGTCAGCCTCCTTCCCGCACGCACCCTGTCTTGATGAATTCCTGCACCAGTGGCTCCAGATCGTGCAGGGCCACGTCGCTTCTCATGGCGTATTCGGCGGGAGTCAGGCGTTCGCCCAGCGCCCGTAAAAAGGCGATTCCAGCCAGGCCGTGCTGGGTGCGAAACTGCTGATACATGCCAGTAATAGCGTTCATGGAGTCTTTGCCGCGCAGGGTCAGCGTGTACTGGTGGTGCGCCCACCCCGCCAAGCTGCGCGGCAGAATCAAGGTTTGGGGGCGCAGCGGGGCCGGAAACGCGCCCTCGTAAGGCAGGGTGGCGGGCAACGTGGCCACGATTTCGCCGCGTGCATAGAAGATGGCTCCGGTGGGGCGGGCGTGCAGTCCAGTAAAATCCTCGGTCAGGTTAAACTTCCAGGCACGGTTGCCGATGCCGCTGAGGACATGCGCCAGCACCGCTGGAAGCGGATGGGCGCTCAGAGCCGCACCCTGCTCGTACAGATTCAGCAGTTCTCCGAGCGCCTGCTCACCTGTGGCACTCGCCGCCGCCGCCGTGACCGTGCGGCCCTCGAACAGCAGCACATACGCGGCTTGGTCGCCCAAGCTGGCGTGCAAGTAGCCGTACCACGCCGCCTCATGCAGATACTTCAGGAAGGCGTGCAGGTCGCAAAAATTCTGATTCAGGCCCGCGTGGGTGGGGGGCGAATAGGGCAGAAACCGCGCCAGAAACGGGCCAGCACCGGGGAACATCGGGACGAGTTCGGGTGTCAGATCGGCCAGATCGTCCTGACCGTCGTAATTCTGAATCTCGGGCGGGCCGGGTTCGGGTGGGTCGTTTTCAGATTCGCCGGGGCGGGCAGCTACAACAGGGTCGGCAACTGGGCCGATGCTGAGACTGTCGGCAGGTGCGGCAAGACTGGCCGCAGGATCGGGCAGCACGACAGTTTTGCGGGGCAGTTTGGCAGGCGGAGTGGGCACCAGGGCGGCGTCTGCGGTCAGCTCTGGCGGAGGATCTCCCCCATTCGTGGGCAGTTCCGGCAACTGGCCTTTTTTCTCCCGCCTGTCTTTCCGGTCTTCCCCGCCTCGGCCCCCATTGCCGGGGCGTTTGCGGGCGTCGTCGCGTCCGGTCATGCCCCGGCCTCGGCCTGAACGGGTCTCAACTCGGCCCGGTAACGCTCCGCGTTTTGCCTGTACCTGTCGGCATTGGCGGGCGCGGCCACTGGCCCCACCACCCGCGCCGGAATGCCCACCGCCAGCATTCCGGCGGGCACCTCGCGGCCCTCGGGGAGCAGCGCCCCGGCCCCCAGCACCGCGCCCTCTCCCAGTCGGCTGCCGTTCAGCATGGTGGCTCCCATCCCCACAAGACTGCCCGCGCCGCACCATGCCCCGTGCACGGTGGCCCGGTGCCCCACGGTCACGTCTGCTTCCAGCGTGCAGGGAAAGCCGGGGTCGCTGTGCAGCACGGCTCCGTCCTGAATATTGCTGCCCGCGCCGACAACGATGGGTTCGAGGTCGCCGCGCAGCACGGCACCGAACCACACGCTGGCTCCCTCGGCCACACTCACGCGCCCGATCAGGTCGGCACTGGGGGCGATAAAGGCGCTGGGGTGAAGATCGGGCGAGGATTCGGCGAGAGCGTAGAGCGGCATTCGGCCTCCAGAGTGGCGGCCTACCCGCCCAACTGGGCAAGCGCGGCACGCAAGAGTTGCTGATCTTCGGGGTAGGAAAGCTGGGAGAGCGCCTGTGCAGGTTCGGCGAATCCGCCCTCTGCAAAGGTATGTTCTAGGGTAGGAGCGCCGGTCTCTACCACCATTCTGAACCAGTGGATCTGGCGGGCCTCGCCCCGGTCATTGGTGTACTGCGTCACGTGCAGCGGCGCAACCACGCTGGCACGGACGCCCGTTTCTTCCTGCACCTCGCGCACGGCGGTCTGTTCCAGCGTTTCGCCCGGTTCTACGTGCCCCTTGGGAAAAGCCCACGCGCCGCTGCCCCGGTAGCGCACCAACAGCACGCGCCCTAGGGCATCGAACACCACGCCGCCCGCACCGGGAATGGCGGAACTGGGAGCCAGAGAGTTGTCGCGTGCCGCCGTCATGGGTGGAGTATACGCATGAGCCGCCGCTTGAGGCGCGAGATCGGTGCATCTGATGAGCATTGAAGCCGTCCAACTCAGAGAACGAACAGGCCCGTCTAAAGCAGTGGACACAGGGACAGGAAAATGGCACCTGCCTACTCAGTCCGAACAACATGAGTGAAGGTGGCGGAGCAGTGCGGCATCTACAGCGGCACAGGCCTTTTATTGATCTTTTGGTCAGATAAAATACAGGAGACAGGCAAAAAGGCGCAATGGAACCCTCCTCCTTACTAACATCGGTCTGAGCCACTGGAATTCGTTGGTTTGCATCGGCAGGCGTGCTTCCTTTAATGTTCCCCGCATTCTCGGCACAGTGCGGGCCGTCTCTATGCGATACTGCCGACTATCTCTACCCCGGCCCCATTTGGCGGCGCTGACCCAGTGGGCCAGTGACCCGGCGGCAGGTTCATGGAGAAGCAAGGAGAGTTATGGCAGAAGGGCGAGTCAAATGGTTCAATATCGAGAAAGGCTACGGTTTTATCGAGCATCCTGGTAATCCAGACGTGTTTGTCCACTACAGCGCCATTCAGAGCGGCGGCTTTCGCAAGCTGAACGAGGGCGACGAAGTGGAGTTCGAAGTGGAAGCCGGGCAGGGCAGCAAAGGCCCGCAAGCCAAAAACGTGGTTGTGACCAAGGCCGCGCCCGCACCGATGGGCGGGGGAAGCGAGAGCCGGGGCGGGGGCAACCGCTGGTAACACTGCTTCCGATTGAAAGCGCCGTAGTTTGGCGCTTCAATCCGAGCGGAGCGAGTAGGAAAGACTACGGGCTCCGCGATATGGAGCCGTATCCGGTGCTGTCCCGGATATGGCGGAATGGAGCGGAGTCCGTATAACTGGGCGGGCCTGAGCACTTCAGGCTCCAAAAAAAAATCAAGTGGATGCGGGGCGCAGGCCAGAACGAAGGGTCGCCCCGCTTTTTCGGTTTCG includes the following:
- the ispH gene encoding 4-hydroxy-3-methylbut-2-enyl diphosphate reductase yields the protein MTVQRVYLAKPRGFCAGVVMAIGAVERAAREEAKPVTVYHSIVHNHTVVERLERQGGVHFVESLDNIDALPAGSETVVFSAHGISPLVRERARQLGLATIDATCPLVTKVHTEAKKYAREGYTILLIGDSAKHQEVIGTSGEAPDNTILVGVLGKTGEGLHDPHTVEVPDPTRLVVLTQTTLSVDDTRRTVDILKARFPALVIPPSEDLCYATKNRQDAVKNIAPNVDAFLVLTSTHSSNGMRLLELALDTCGRAYRLETDTDVVNLDLGGVTSVGITSAASTPDDLVQNLVAHFRRQNPALEVIEEGEWENIEFREPKKILASQELPRTMR
- a CDS encoding gamma carbonic anhydrase family protein, with protein sequence MPLYALAESSPDLHPSAFIAPSADLIGRVSVAEGASVWFGAVLRGDLEPIVVGAGSNIQDGAVLHSDPGFPCTLEADVTVGHRATVHGAWCGAGSLVGMGATMLNGSRLGEGAVLGAGALLPEGREVPAGMLAVGIPARVVGPVAAPANADRYRQNAERYRAELRPVQAEAGA
- a CDS encoding NUDIX hydrolase, whose amino-acid sequence is MTAARDNSLAPSSAIPGAGGVVFDALGRVLLVRYRGSGAWAFPKGHVEPGETLEQTAVREVQEETGVRASVVAPLHVTQYTNDRGEARQIHWFRMVVETGAPTLEHTFAEGGFAEPAQALSQLSYPEDQQLLRAALAQLGG
- a CDS encoding cold-shock protein, with translation MAEGRVKWFNIEKGYGFIEHPGNPDVFVHYSAIQSGGFRKLNEGDEVEFEVEAGQGSKGPQAKNVVVTKAAPAPMGGGSESRGGGNRW